In Thermotoga sp. Ku-13t, one genomic interval encodes:
- a CDS encoding CehA/McbA family metallohydrolase → MIFEGKIELGESKTVKKIIFDVPTNASKLIVRFEYSPTSIGPLQNHVNLLFYDSLGRFMGRYDRGTKDFIVGLDASEAAVRGKPLPGKWIVFFENHYLFSNVHYRLEIVAEGNEEFHTFKGELHTHSRHSDGSLSVEELSTFLKKKGFDFFFLTDHSNISGWRELGGVSGAVGFPAQELNTFKGHALVLGASTFVDWKDEDGKEKDFASIVREVHGQGALVGVAHPFAMGYPVCAGCKWTYAYDPFSLDFVEVWNADLSRVELNYEAIGNWLKAVRNGKRITATAGRDLHKQDDTDWMSNYVSAREMELSEILWAIKAGRVYLSLVGEIKINVSGKSAGETVFHRGSVVLGVENLPRLSLLVVRKKEVQQFEVCGSFEKKIDVEEPKDVLILLGFDSKGRPALIVNPILLIRGDPS, encoded by the coding sequence GTGATCTTCGAAGGGAAGATAGAGCTGGGCGAGAGCAAGACAGTGAAAAAAATCATCTTCGACGTGCCGACGAATGCGAGTAAACTCATCGTGCGTTTTGAATATTCCCCCACGTCTATTGGTCCCCTCCAGAACCATGTGAATCTTCTCTTTTACGACTCGCTTGGAAGGTTCATGGGTAGATATGACAGAGGTACGAAAGATTTCATCGTCGGCCTGGATGCAAGTGAAGCCGCAGTCAGAGGCAAACCCCTTCCTGGAAAGTGGATTGTGTTTTTTGAGAACCATTATCTTTTCAGCAACGTTCACTACAGACTAGAGATCGTAGCCGAGGGAAACGAGGAGTTTCACACGTTCAAAGGTGAGCTCCACACGCACTCACGGCACAGTGATGGATCACTCAGCGTGGAAGAACTTTCAACGTTTTTGAAGAAGAAAGGTTTCGACTTCTTCTTTCTAACCGACCACAGCAACATCTCCGGCTGGAGAGAGCTGGGCGGTGTATCTGGGGCGGTAGGTTTCCCAGCTCAGGAATTGAACACCTTCAAAGGTCATGCGCTTGTTTTGGGTGCAAGCACCTTTGTGGACTGGAAAGACGAAGATGGGAAGGAGAAAGATTTCGCTTCGATCGTCCGCGAGGTACATGGTCAGGGGGCTCTCGTTGGTGTGGCTCATCCTTTTGCGATGGGATATCCCGTGTGTGCAGGATGCAAATGGACATATGCTTATGATCCTTTCAGTTTGGATTTCGTGGAAGTTTGGAACGCGGACCTCTCCAGAGTTGAACTCAACTACGAGGCGATTGGAAATTGGTTAAAGGCAGTGAGGAACGGGAAAAGAATAACGGCTACGGCAGGAAGAGATCTTCACAAGCAGGACGATACGGACTGGATGTCGAATTACGTGTCGGCGAGGGAGATGGAACTTTCAGAGATCCTGTGGGCGATCAAAGCTGGCAGAGTCTACCTCTCCTTGGTTGGGGAGATAAAGATAAATGTTTCTGGAAAGAGTGCTGGTGAAACGGTGTTCCACAGAGGATCTGTGGTGCTGGGAGTGGAAAATCTGCCCAGACTGAGCTTGCTCGTTGTGAGAAAAAAAGAAGTGCAGCAGTTTGAAGTGTGTGGAAGTTTTGAAAAGAAGATCGATGTAGAAGAACCAAAGGACGTGCTGATCCTGCTGGGGTTCGACAGCAAGGGCAGGCCTGCTCTGATAGTTAATCCAATTCTCTTGATTCGAGGTGATCCTTCATGA